The Daucus carota subsp. sativus chromosome 9, DH1 v3.0, whole genome shotgun sequence genome window below encodes:
- the LOC108201057 gene encoding tobamovirus multiplication protein 1: MELMKKIEHIVFTSYDEGFSGSDSFLQWWSQIKSSKHWQFAIFYALCAAYALISTIALVQLVRIQLRVPEYGWTTQKVFHMMNFAVNGIRAVQFGLYKIVFHIKPKAFDIIILDLPGLLFFSTYTLLVLFWAEIYHQARSLPIDKLRPAYFIINAFIYFIQVCIWTYMRISRSAAAVELARLFFAVMSLCAALGFMVYGGRLFIMLRRFPIESRGRQKKLHEVGFVTGICCTCFLIRCLMATVSAFDEDADYDVLNHPIVDLIYYTMVEILPSALVLFILRKLPPKRVSEQYHPIR, from the exons atGGAGTTGATGAAGAAAATTGAACATATTGTTTTTACTAGCTATGATGAAGGATTTAGTGGCAGTGATAGCTTCTTGCAATGGTGGAGCCAGATCAAGTCCTCCAAACATTGGCAATTTGCCATTTTTTATGCTCTTTGTGCAGCTTATGCACTCATTTCTACAATTGCACTG GTGCAATTAGTTCGCATTCAACTGAGAGTACCAGAATATGGTTGGACAACACAAAAAGTTTTCCACATGATGAATTTTGCTGTTAATGGAA TAAGGGCTGTCCAATTTGGACTCTACAAGATTGTGTTCCACATTAAACCAAAA GCatttgatataataattttggATCTTCCCGGTCTTCTCTTTTTCTCGACATACACGTTACTTGTCTTGTTTTGGGCAGAGATATACCATCAG GCAAGAAGTCTTCCAATTGATAAACTCAGACCTGCGTACTTCATCATCAatgcatttatatattttatacag GTTTGTATCTGGACTTATATGAGAATTAGTCGAAGTGCTGCTGCAGTTGAATTGGCCAGACTCTTCTTTGCAG TTATGTCACTTTGTGCTGCTCTTGGATTCATGGTATATGGTGGGAG GTTATTTATCATGCTACGGAGGTTCCCAATTGAATCAAGAGGCCGCCAGAAAAAGCTCCACGAG GTTGGCTTTGTCACTGGAATTTGTTGCACTTGTTTCTTGATAAGATGTTTAATG GCTACTGTTTCTGCATTTGACGAGGATGCCGATTATGATGTGTTGAACCATCCCATTGTAGACCTTATATATTACACA ATGGTGGAGATCTTGCCATCTGCGCTAGTCCTATTTATCCTACGAAAACTGCCCCCAAAACGCGTGTCAGAGCAATATCACCCTATAAGGTAA